One region of bacterium HR17 genomic DNA includes:
- the mqnD gene encoding 1,4-dihydroxy-6-naphtoate synthase translates to MLTLGHSPDADDAFMFYAMTNGKVDTRPIRYEHILRDIQTLNELLLQGALDISAASVHACAYLAHRYAILTSGASMGDGYGPIVVAREPHPIADLRRLPVAVPGTLTTAFLALRLCVGNFPFVVLPFDRIMDAVQAGEVPFGLLIHEGQLTYADAGLVKVLDLGEWWAGETGLPLPLGVNVVRRALPAEVQRMVLAHVRASVAYALSHRDEALAYAHQFGRGMDTARAQRFVGMYVNALTVDMGERGQQAIALLLQRAADAGYVPHAPITFVSR, encoded by the coding sequence GACGAACGGTAAAGTGGACACGCGTCCCATTCGCTATGAGCACATCCTGCGCGACATCCAAACGCTCAACGAGTTGCTGCTGCAGGGCGCGTTGGATATCAGCGCCGCGTCGGTGCACGCGTGCGCTTATTTGGCGCACCGCTATGCCATTTTGACCAGCGGGGCAAGCATGGGCGACGGCTACGGTCCCATCGTCGTCGCCCGCGAGCCGCACCCGATAGCCGATTTACGGCGATTGCCCGTCGCTGTGCCCGGGACGCTGACGACGGCGTTTTTGGCGCTGCGGTTGTGCGTCGGCAATTTCCCGTTCGTCGTGTTGCCTTTTGACCGCATCATGGATGCAGTGCAGGCGGGTGAGGTGCCGTTCGGTTTGCTCATTCACGAAGGGCAATTGACCTACGCGGACGCCGGGTTGGTAAAGGTGCTGGATTTGGGTGAGTGGTGGGCAGGTGAAACAGGACTGCCCTTGCCGTTGGGCGTCAATGTCGTTCGGCGGGCGTTACCGGCGGAGGTGCAGCGGATGGTCTTAGCCCATGTCCGCGCCAGCGTCGCTTACGCCTTAAGCCATCGCGACGAAGCCCTCGCCTACGCCCACCAGTTCGGGCGGGGCATGGACACCGCCCGTGCTCAGCGGTTCGTCGGCATGTATGTCAACGCGTTGACGGTGGACATGGGCGAACGGGGACAGCAAGCGATTGCCCTGTTGTTGCAACGCGCCGCTGACGCAGGATATGTGCCCCACGCGCCGATAACTTTTGTCAGCCGTTGA
- the hisG_1 gene encoding ATP phosphoribosyltransferase, with translation MERRLRFGIPKGSLQDATLRLMRAAGWEVHIEGRSHFPRINDPDIQAILLRAQEIPRYVAEGVLDAGITGYDQIVENGVEEQVVQVADFVYSKQGLGKVRLVIAVHNDAPYRRVEDLEGKRIATELPNTVRRFLQARGVNAHVEFSWGSTEAKVPELVDAIADVTETGTTLRANNLRIIETVLESTTRLIANPQAWADAWKQRKIRHMALLLQGALTAQQKVGLKLNVARSDLDRVLGVLPAMKAPTVAPLADSDWVAIEVIVDEVQVRDLIPLLKEAGARDIIEYPLNKVVP, from the coding sequence ATGGAGCGACGGTTACGCTTCGGCATTCCCAAAGGGAGTTTGCAGGACGCGACTTTACGGTTGATGCGCGCGGCAGGTTGGGAAGTGCACATTGAAGGGCGGTCGCATTTCCCGCGCATTAACGACCCAGACATTCAGGCGATTCTGCTGCGGGCGCAGGAAATTCCCCGCTATGTCGCTGAGGGTGTGCTGGACGCCGGCATCACGGGCTACGACCAAATCGTGGAGAACGGTGTGGAAGAGCAAGTCGTGCAGGTGGCGGATTTCGTCTACTCCAAGCAAGGGCTGGGCAAAGTGCGGTTGGTCATCGCCGTCCACAACGATGCGCCCTACCGCCGCGTGGAAGACTTGGAGGGCAAACGGATTGCGACGGAGTTGCCCAACACGGTGCGGCGCTTTTTGCAGGCGCGGGGCGTCAACGCCCATGTGGAGTTTTCGTGGGGGTCAACGGAAGCGAAGGTGCCCGAACTGGTAGATGCCATCGCCGATGTGACGGAAACGGGCACGACCCTGCGGGCGAACAACTTGCGCATCATTGAGACGGTGCTGGAATCCACGACGCGGTTGATCGCTAACCCGCAGGCGTGGGCGGACGCATGGAAACAGCGGAAAATCCGCCACATGGCGTTGCTGCTGCAAGGCGCGTTGACGGCACAGCAAAAGGTCGGTCTCAAACTGAACGTCGCGCGCAGCGATTTGGACAGGGTGTTGGGGGTTCTCCCCGCGATGAAGGCACCGACCGTCGCACCCCTCGCTGACAGCGATTGGGTGGCGATTGAAGTGATCGTGGACGAAGTGCAGGTGCGGGATTTGATTCCGCTGCTCAAAGAAGCCGGGGCACGAGACATCATTGAGTATCCGCTTAACAAAGTCGTGCCGTGA